The nucleotide sequence CAGTTTAGCTGAGTTTTTGGGGATTATCAATTTTTGCAAAAATAAAAAACCCTTTCCTGATTGGAAGAAGGGTTATAAGGCAGAGAAAAATGATTACTTTGAGATGTTTTCTTCTTCTAACCGGTTAAGAATAAAATGTTCAAACTGTTTTTTTGTCAAACCTCTATTAATAGCTGTTTGGAGCAAATTAATCCATTCAGAGTCGATCCTATGAACATTTCCGTTCGGGATGACTATTTTTTCAAGCGGAACCCCCAGTCCCTGGGATATCTTCTCCAGGACATTAATGGATGGATTCATCTTAATATTTCTCTCCAAAGAGCTGATATATGATTTTGCCACGCCCGATTTTTCTGCTAATTCCGATATCGACAGTAATGATTCTTCTCTTAAACTCCTTACTCTATCCCCTATCAAGTGATACACCTTCTTCTATAAAGATATTCTAAGACGTTTTTGCCATACTTTGAACTGCTCTATTTCTCTCAGATTTGCCGAAGGCCAATTGCCTCAGCTTCTGAGACATAGGTTTTTCAAGTGATTTATGAATGAAGCATGCCGACAAAACAGTACTGAGAGTGACGATGCACATGGACAGGAAGTATCCTGCAGCTTCGACAATGTGCATTTTTTCATAGATAAATAAATATAGCTGCAAAAGCGGGCCGTGGGTAATGTAAATAGAATAGGAGGCATCCCCTATAAACGATATGCTTCTGGGAATTTCTCTGGATGTCCTGTCCTTAATGGATATTCCAAGCATTATAAGCATAGCGGAAATACAATAAAGGAGAGGTGCATGTATCTCAGTATATGAATAAATATAATTCAGCCAATTGGTTAAATAACCTGATAACCCCAGGTATATCAATAAGGTAGAGTAACCCAGCCGGTACGTAAGCATCATGTAGGCTACCAGACTTCCTGCAACAATTTCAAGCGTACTGAAGCTAAAGAAGAATGATGAAAAAGAATCTCGGTAAAAGACTTCTAAAACGACGGTAATTAAGGCCCATACA is from Bacillus sp. FSL H8-0547 and encodes:
- a CDS encoding helix-turn-helix domain-containing protein translates to MYHLIGDRVRSLREESLLSISELAEKSGVAKSYISSLERNIKMNPSINVLEKISQGLGVPLEKIVIPNGNVHRIDSEWINLLQTAINRGLTKKQFEHFILNRLEEENISK
- a CDS encoding acyltransferase, translating into MAGKKSGKLSLVQASRGLAILFVLIGHINLLFYSRYEYDWFDMGRWERTGGVDFFFVVTGFMIYYLYHRHIGNSNKAAGFLLKRLIRIFPMLWIFTVLTAALYNLVPGIGNEYSAEVVLKSLILYPMKEPVLSSAWSLSHVVFFYLMFSCLMFSPKIFKPAATVWALITVVLEVFYRDSFSSFFFSFSTLEIVAGSLVAYMMLTYRLGYSTLLIYLGLSGYLTNWLNYIYSYTEIHAPLLYCISAMLIMLGISIKDRTSREIPRSISFIGDASYSIYITHGPLLQLYLFIYEKMHIVEAAGYFLSMCIVTLSTVLSACFIHKSLEKPMSQKLRQLAFGKSERNRAVQSMAKTS